A portion of the Lolium rigidum isolate FL_2022 chromosome 1, APGP_CSIRO_Lrig_0.1, whole genome shotgun sequence genome contains these proteins:
- the LOC124658564 gene encoding protein MEI2-like 6, giving the protein MSRLNPVASPFFPMTLLPAGCYLSPTTAASMPSADFFASQFLYPQPPPPLLPVYGWPVACGGSWFPTGGITMGVPAFPLQAAYGHPLQPPPLTVYCSTPPPPPPQPAAPRCRITEIFEDGGEAAAKVELRDEPSPRSVLATWSREPTSPRERRMPPPPPTSFVRKLLPRPRRWPRLAFNPSDNFTSLMIRNIPNKFMKKGFMVILDQHCAEENAKLAGDSEAVKSEYDFLYVPIDFETRYNKGYAFVNMTTAVAARRLHAYLDGRRWEVACSKKVCDVVHARVEGLDSLVAHFSGSRFPCGGQKEFLPVRFVPPRDGVRKTAEHVVGRLLPRRHG; this is encoded by the exons ATGTCCCGCCTCAATCCCGTTGCCTCGCCTTTCTTTCCGATGACACTCCTTCCGGCGGGCTGCTACCTCTCCCCTACCACTGCTGCCTCTATGCCCAGTGCCGATTTCTTCGCCTCGCAGTTCTTGTACCCACAGCCTCCACCTCCGCTCCTGCCAGTGTACGGGTGGCCTGTTGCTTGCGGCGGCAGCTGGTTCCCCACTGGAGGGATCACGATGGGGGTTCCCGCGTTCCCGCTGCAGGCAGCATACGGGCACCCCCTGCAGCCGCCGCCATTGACGGTGTACTGCTCcacgcctccacccccgccgccgCAGCCAGCGGCTCCTCGGTGCCGCATCACTGAAATCTTTGAGGATGGAGGCGAGGCGGCCGCGAAGGTAGAGTTGCGTGACGAGCCATCCCCGCGCTCCGTCCTTGCAACTTGGAGCAGGGAGCCCACCTCACCGCGAGAGCGGCGTATGCCTCCCCCGCCGCCTACATCTTTCGTCCGCAAATTGCTCCCTCGCCCTCGCCGGTGGCCGCGTCTCGCCTTCAATCCCAGCGACAACTTCACGAGTCTGATGATTCGTAATATTCCCAACAAATTCAT GAAGAAGGGATTCATGGTTATCCTCGACCAGCACTGCGCCGAGGAGAACGCCAAGCTTGCCGGCGACAGCGAAGCCGTCAAGTCGGAGTACGACTTCCTTTACGTCCCGATCGACTTCGA GACGAGGTACAACAAGGGCTACGCCTTCGTCAACATgacgacggcggtggcggcgcggcgcctcCACGCGTACCTCGATGGCCGCCGCTGGGAGGTGGCGTGCTCGAAGAAGGTGTGTGACGTGGTGCACGCGCGCGTCGAG GGGCTGGACTCGCTCGTGGCGCACTTCTCCGGGTCGCGCTTCCCCTGCGGCGGCCAGAAGGAGTTCCTGCCGGTGCGCTTCGTGCCGCCGCGCGACGGCGTCCGCAAGACGGCGGAGCACGTGGTCGGCcgcctcctcccccgccgccacGGCTGA